Within Lytechinus pictus isolate F3 Inbred chromosome 7, Lp3.0, whole genome shotgun sequence, the genomic segment GATTCCCTAAAGATCAAATTTTACATTCGGTAGATATAACACCTTCatctaaaaaaatgttcagtCTATAAATGTTgtgcattattataattattatcattatcatttttgtcattattgttattattattattactattattactactgctactactgctactactactactactactactactactactactaccaccaccactactattactactacttctactaatactactattactattattattattattattattaatattattatcattatcattattattattattattatctctatACTCCCTGCAGGTGGCAGAAAACCTCATGAACCCTTTCggcgaagatgatgatgatttcgaCATGAACTGGATTGTTGATAGAAATATTGAGGTAAGATTGAATCATTCATCAAAAGAGCATTCAATCAGAAATCACATATTCTATCAACTTTGTAAAATTGAACTTTGGTCACTGAGAATATCATAAACGTATTAATAACTAATTGTGagtcttttgattttttaagttGTCCTGCCTCACGCATGCCTCGATTTATCTTCACTCATTCGCAAACCAGTTTTTATATATAGGCCTGTATGCTGTATTTTCATATTAATTGTacccaggggcggaaatctctcccaaaaggtaggggggacaaggggctggaaaatttgacaagcataaaaaagggttatcacccaaaatttaaggtcatttcaacgaaaataaatttgacaagcaaaataaaaaggttatcaccccacatttaaggtcatttcgacgaaaatcaatttgacaagcaaaaaaaaaaaagttatcatcccaaaagtaagatcatctcgtcctaaaatacatgttttatttcgattttgaatgatgtattgcTTAACATCATAAAAggccacaaatagtagggggtaCATTTGATagtgtgtcccccctactattttgagtaggggggacacttcccccctgggatttccgcccatgattgTACCTCAAGGTTTGCTGCTTCATTAGAATAATACAACGAACAGGCATATACACTTGCTTTGGTTTACTTTGGTGTTGAGGCTTGAAGCTTCTGCTTCATATATATAAGAAATTAGATAAATGCAAACAACTTGTGGCAACTCTCTTGTAAATAATAAACagtgaaagaaattgaaaattcgAGAATAATAGATGCGAAGTTTCACTCAAGGTGCCTCAGAGCTGTCATCGATTCTTATTCAAAGGTTGAAAAAATGCCtccgccgggaatcgaacccgggtcccTGGCTCTGAACGCCAATGCCTTAACCACTAAACCACAGAGGCGGGCCAGCAGTTAGGCTAGACCGAGTTCAATTAACCGGCAGGCAAATTTCCAACAATGGATGACAGCTCTGAGGGACCTTGAGTGAAGCTACGCATCTATTattctctcattttcatatctttcactatacatatatacatatatgtgtaaagttatacatgtacaacagctttggcaactcttttatatatatatatatatatatatatatatatatatatatatatatatatatatatacatgtatatatacatgtatatatattagtatatactgtatatatatccCATCACTCCTTCCATGCGTAAATATTGTTGTTACATCACTCTAATTCAGattgaaaatttatttctgTCTCGTAATGTTTATTCGATCCTAACTAATGGTCATCATCATCGGAGCGAGCAGAATATAAAGTGACAAGCAAGTCCATTTCTATAATCATTATGATAGCATTACACAATATGATATGATGTGATGTGATTTAAGTGACAGACAGGAAAGAAATATTGAGGACCGCATCATTGCAGATGTACTATCTTTATGTAATgacgaaaatataaaatatgatagcAGTCATGTCCAATAGATTTTAATAGGCGAAAATTGGAAATGTAATTTtaccttattaaaaaaaatctcctaCACACGCACAATaggtttttttatatttgatatgatttttcattttattagatTAATTTACCAGCAAAAGTCACATGTTTACATGTTAATGAAACACatgcaagaaaaatatgaaattatgaactTCCAACCAAccgagccaacacaccggtgtTGCCCACAGAGTAACAGTTTATGCAGTGTAGTTGTATTATAGGCCCTCTTAAATTATAACACACTTATTCACTATACTCATTACATTCTGTCAATAGTTTTGGTATACCAAGTAACAAAACAGATACCTTCCTCTCAAAGACAttctattttctattttctctaTACAATAAACTTATAGGCTAATTCTTCCTCTGTATTATTAGTAGTTATCTAAAAaggtatacatatatatatatatatatatatatatatatatacaacacacacacacacatatatatatatatacatatatttgtgtgtgtgtgtgtgtgtatattatgtatatacatgtttatatatatatatatatatatatatatacatgtatttatacatatatatatatataaatatatatatatatatatcaagacTACCCATTTATTACACGGTAAATTAGTGTCAATATACAATGTTGGACAGTTCGATTCCCTTTTAAGCCCTCCGTTTTGGTATATAAGCAAAACAATGCAAATGGCGACAGCCATGAGGTGTTTCACTGAATCAAaacatgacaaaaaataaattattgcaGTTCTTTAGCTCCATCCAAGTCATGCATACATGGAATGGACATtaaaaaatggattttaattaTGTTTATGTGACGTACTCTTTGACTGCATGCACTCTCGTCAACGTTACGTATCACGACGTCATTGGTGATGAATAGGTTTATACCCCAGTAATGCGGGAAAATCCTTCGCAGATTTTGGCGGTGCGGTCGTTGTGATGAGCTCGCAGCGCCTGTATTGTAATTTAGGAGGCAAAGCTATATCTCTTGTACATAAAGAGAGGGCAGGCTTTCTTACGGCTATCCCAGATGTGCTTTATTAGCTTGGGAGGGGGATTTGGGAAGGATTGTCGCCTTCTCGATGTAAGAACACTCAAGCTTCAAGGTTACCAAACAGTGCATTCCTCTAAGATGAGACCTAATGCAATAAGGTCTATGGAAAAACAACAACCCAAGTGGGATTATGTGTGTTGCCGttcacacagaaaaaaaaaaacgtgtttgcTCACAAAGAATGGTGTTAGGTGTGAACAAAATCTGTTAATTCTTGTCTCTTTTTTGTGATACTCATGATTATTTGCAAATTTATGACtcaaaatgataaacaaaatgataattaaaaaccAAATAGTAAACAGTATTGCGATAGACAAAGAttattttccttaaaaaaaaaactgtcatgCTAAAGCACGATGCTTAACATTATATCAAGTTAACGTCATGCAGTGTGATGCAGCATTGATGTAATCTTTTGTGGATATAATCAACGACTGGTATTCAGAGGAGCGTATTCGAATACGAAAAAAATCTTTCtaaaaacacatacatgtacaatcatgtaTTAAATGCCAAGATGCCTCTGGAATATCTCTGAATATGTCAGATGTAATATAAGTgtgaattttcaacattttctctCTGTTTACAGACAAGTTTCATGGTTGTTGACGAGCTATACGAGGTGAGCCTTCCTATAGTTCGAGATCGTCACTTCTCAACACGGCACCCCGATATACCTTATACAAATGCTGCAGTAAAGAAGAAAGGGAAGCCATGGTTAGGTTCAGCTAGTAAAGTCAAGTGAGTATATACAATAGTTCCCAAAAAAGAATTGTCTCTCGATGAGAAAAATGTCAGccagagtggggggggggggattttttttctcctgctGTAAGTCTACCAATTAATGTTTTTCGACAGTTAAACATCATACTATCTGCTTAATTGGCATTGCGAGATCTTTTGTAGAAATTCCATTTAAACGGAGATCtgttttccttcctttttttatattctatgattctttttatttcatttgttcagATTTGCTTGACTAGAATAGTTTCTATCTATATCACAGTCTCATAATTATTACTGAATCATCAGTCATACACTTTTATTTCTTCAGAGTCAAATTTGATTCGGAATGATGCCAGCTTGGGGTCATCTTTATTCCCAGTCAAGTGACTCAGTTTATAATTTAAAGTGACTAGGAATATGGCAGCTGAAAATCACTTCATTCCGAGTCAATTTTGTTTGAGTCAAAGTGACTACCTTGCGAGTTACTTGCCTCTAAACAGGGTTTACTCCAAATTTGACTCTTTAGCAATATGAGTGTATATTACTAGAAATCTACGATATCGGTATTGTTGCTCATTATAACTGCTTTGCCTGTGATAATCGTCTGCATCAACAAAAACGATGCCTGGGGAGCGTCGAATGTTTTATTCGAGAAGTCCATTTTTTCCAACAGTTACAATAGTAACAGTGTTCTCAGCCAATAAAGATCAACTAAATTCGTCAGATCCGataacttgtcggacaaaaatttgaatgaaacgctccccagaaatAATGTGTAAGACTAATCGGCGGTTATTTCATATCTTCCTTAGATTATCACGTCAAGAGATGGCGTTTACCAATATGCCAAACAAGGTCTTCACTGAGGATGACGAGTGCATCACCAGTCGTCTCTCGTCCAAGAAGCGAGGAGAAACCACGGGCAAGGGCGGCGGGACTAATAACGGAAGTTTGAGCAAAGTGAGCAAAAGCGGCGGTGGAAACAACCACGCGTCTTCGAGCAACAACCACGGCTTGGAAGAAAAACgaagtagaagtagcagtagaaACGAAGGCTCCACTCCTAGAGTGGTACACAGGACAATGAGTCAGGAGGACTCGCAGTATGACCACTATGCATCCATTCCCAACACACCACAAATACCTCAAGCCGACTATGAATCCGTCACCCGACGGGGGCAGTCATCGGCGACGCGCGGcagtaaccatggcaacaagtaCACTAGTGAACCGGAAGTACATCGCAGACTCAGTAAATCAACAGAGGAGCGAAAGCGATTGGCGAGTGACCGACAGCACCCCTCGAGACATCATAGAAACACTCAGTCTCTTGAAAAAGAAGGGAACTATAGCTCGGGACATGAAAGGGCTGGTAGTAGTGCTGGCAGCGGTAGTGGCGGCGGCGGTAAAAACAGTGGTGGTGACAGGGGTAAAGGTAGTGGTACCGGaaatggtggcagcggtgggaacTACCACCGATCCAGTAGTCAAGAGAGAGGAGGCAACTATCATGCAACACATGAACGAAATAGTAACTACCACAATGGGTATCATTATGATGATTACCAAGGCACCGGGAGTAATGAAGGTCGTCAAGTACCGGACGACGTCAAGGAATGTCGTGATCGGGATGACGACGGCGTGATCGATGCGAGAGATGTCGACATCAATGCTCTCAACGAGTCCATCATTTGACAACGTGTGCGTCGCGTGACTAGGGACTATATTCTGATTTAATATTACATACAAGTGtgtgaggaaagaaagaaggcaGCTCTCAAAAGAAGTATAAACGATTTCTGGAAGATCATCATTCATTTGAGGACACacaaaatggggaaaagggtataatgtaaaaaaaaaaattatggtattaaaattaaaaagcacGAAGCgataaaatataaacatgtataCTCTGCAGGCTTGATATacacaatattcaaatattgCAAACTCTATATACTCAATAACTGTTTATAGTCATCCCTTGGTCGTGGTCGTTACATCATTACAAAAATTAACGTCAAAATGTTTCATCAATTTATTATGAAAACTTACGGCTATAATTCAACCAATTGTTCCATTTTTGTGCAGGTCTGACTCGATCTTTCATGTCAAAATGTACATTTTCttccatttgtttttttcttacgaaatttttatgaaaaacagCACCGCGAAACAAAAATCGTTATTTGCCTGCATTTGGACGGGATCGCAAACGAGAAGGGAAATTGGCCCTACATTGGGCGCTAGtgaacgtagagggcgtcaACACAGCCACTTAGAAATTCGAAGTGATGAAAAGTTGGCATCACTTGAAATGAGTATATAGCCAGAAGAAAGAAGTATTGACAAGGAGATATCAGACTAGTTATGCGATGTGCACATTGTTcaatcaaattgatattttatagaattgatttgcattattattatttttgtcttgttgTATACGGTGCAAAATGATTTAAGGTGCGATGATTATGTTATGAttttaactttgccattatttgTCTAGACCTAGCAATTTGAAGTATCTCATTAAGTTTGATGTCATTTATCACGTGTTAGTATTCATTGTGTTGATGACACTCgtgcatttttattataattgatTTCGAATTGCAACGATCTTTCTCGTATTGTCATTCAATGTGATAATACATCATTCTTGACCGTCCAGCgctgataggcctatatttattttctaaaaatataCCTGGTAACAATACATATATTCGAATCCCTCCCATTGAAATAAACACATGCATGCTAAagcaagaaatgaaatgaagacaTATTTAGGAGGATAATAAATCTTAAAATCTAACTGTGGCAACGTATGTAGTATAGTACAAACAGTTACTTGGATTATGTACAATAACGGGTACTGGTGTAGATTGCGtaaattattgtgaaaaaataaaaaaatatgtagtaCAAAATGCTAAAACTTTGGAATAGTTTTTTGAGCAGTGGCTTGTGATgtgaattttcaatatcaatatttcattaataaaatGCCTGTATGTGATAATAACATCGATAATAGAGCATAACAATCCATGCTGGCAGTCAGCTTTACAGATTTATCTTTGTACAAAAtctattcaaattaaatgaCATAAAGTATTCTATATATTGATATACAACCCAATCTTTACTTGTTTAAAAACGTCATCTAGTACTATTcctaattttctcagaaaatgcACGGAAAGAATGCACCAAACTCATTTCTTTATAACACTACATAGGCCTTTGCAAAAGCTCGGTCGCTTTATTCTCTtgctttcttcctttttttaatatgctACGTatccccccacaaaaaaatattcatgatcGTAAACTCAATCCCTTAACTTTCCCGCGttcacatcaattttttttgcatattttacatACTCTGGTCCCTCCTCCCCtccactaaaaaaaaataataaaataaaataaatcatgtgTATGTGCGGCCATGCAGGTAAGTGAATATGTTAATCATAATCAGAAGATGAATGTTGGTGTAGGCCTTGCTTAAACCATGCAAACAAATCCCAAGCCTCAAATCCGTTGTCGCCTGCATTTGCTCTGTGCTTTCTGCAATATGATAGCATCGAACATGTCAAAAATAATCTATGTCGAACATTTACTgattgaattttattgattgaCAGAATGAGCAAACAACCGTCTATTCTTCCTTCACGTGTTGCCATTATTCTATAGAATAGAGTGGGTATCAATATATAGAACCTTTCTCGCATATAAACATGGAGAAAAAAGTACCGCAGAATCTTTCATATCTAATATTTTATTCTCTAATAAAATAAGTAATGTATACTTGTCTCGTGTAACAATGCATCgtcataaaaagaaattcaaacaataaatttGCTATCGTATATTCTATATTCAAAAGGACATATATTATGTATCAATATAATGACGATGAATATACCCCACTCAACCCATGATTATTGCAAATATACAGTTTTCGAAATCTTCTGAATATAGTTTGATCATACAGCTTTACAATATAGGATTTATGATGCCCTCCAGTTTagattatcataataataataacaattttatatACCGAAAATTCACAAATTGCCTCTAAGCggttaagagaaaggaaatatgaagtataaaggaaatagaaatagaaatactttgcacaacaaaatgtatcaaaactaaTTTTACAATTTACGACTTTTTCTCCCCAGatcatgaataaagaaatactaTCAAATGGGCCAATAAACATGTAATGATcaatttaagatttaaaaagatGAGTTTTAAGCATAACTTTAAACAGTTAGCGTTGCGAATTCGTTGGGGGGGATTGTTCCAAAGAAATGAAGCTGCATAAGAAAAAGAACGTTGACCGTATTGTTTGTAAGAAGTATGAGATTGTCATGCAAAAAGCGATATATATACCCACTGTGTGACTTACAAATAAATGAAGacacaaaaacaatataatatgttacaattatgttttcatttacaattcttccaaatttcgactactttttcaaagaaataactCATTTGTTTGAGTAtgattatgtaatatataaaccGTCGGagatgtatgaaaatatgaaagatgGATAATAATCTTCCCTCTCATGCAGTGAATCAATTTCTTATAAAAGTAAGGAAGTTATCGTGGATACAGAATTAAATTAAGCAATTCAAAATGGAGATGAGTATGATATTGTTGCTATGACAATGAATCAAATGTCAACGTTATTGGGTATCATTACAAACCACTTTATCTCTATGCAATAGTATTTCAGCATCCAACTCAATGCTCCTCTCTTTTAATTTCGAGTGTCTGTGTTTAAAATATTCGAACTTCAACAgcgatttgatgaaaattgtgagaattaattaatacatttatttaaGAACATATCAGGTtgtcaataataatattttatttttcaaggaGAGAAATTGTATTACCTGTTATAGTTTTGTCTCGAACTTATCTGATTTGTCATCAACAATTCAGATGTTCTAAATCATTGCTACAAAATTGTATACGTTTGAATTAATGTTAAGCAGTCTTTTCAAGTCATGTATTTGTGTATATGGATTAGAGTAATGAATTTAAAGGGTTTTAAATCATCACTGAAATATTgttagattttgttttaattctccAATATCATACCCCTGATGTGTGTGTTATATTTTACCACTATGGTTGATGTGTAGAAGAGAGACGTTTGGAATTGATTATGTGCAAGAAGGTTACAAAACCCTTTAGTTGGGGGTCTTTGTAAATGTGAATGTTTAGTTTACTGATCCGAATTATGAGTCGGACTCCGTTCCTACACTTTAAAAACGTTACATGTTAAGCAACCCTGTTTAAACCcttcactctaacaactattgtttaaagttttaaacaagttgttttaaaaagtttaaacaattgtttaaaagtttaagcaatagttgttagagtgaagGGTTTAAACAGGGTTGCTTAACATGTAACGTTTTTAAAGTGTTATAGTATCACTTTAATCTTTATCAACTGATTCCAACCTGCACTCGAcgcaggtgaggtaaatgggtaggCCTAcaggcaggaagtaattcctataaaaaaaaaaaaaaaagctgtgagcaccggaatcggtagccgagcttagccggggtaataaatTATAGGATCGCCTCGAGCACCTATCAAGTTGAATACGTGCGCTAAACAAATACCTCCCTATATCATCATTCCTTTCTAAATAtcggaaatgaaaataaagacatAATTCAGGCATATTGACTCAAGAGCATCGGGTCCGTTGGTGCCACACCCCGTTCcgataaaaaaaggaaaacaccAGTTCCATTGTGACACAGAAAAGATCCGACTCTAAAATACATCGGGCCATATCCCGGTTAATTCATGACCCGGAAAGGATGTGTACCAACAGACCCAGTTTCCGGATCAAATTGACTcgcattttttagagtgtatatatttttcaatttatgaaatatttgtagTCCAAGTGTAATTTTTATTAGGCTCGAATTAATAGCATACTGATGCTGTGGATGATCATGAAGATTTATGATGAGAGTACTATTATTCTTTATTGAAGGCAATTGTGTGGTATAATGATAGCGAAAGATTAATCTAGACCTGGGGTAGTATAGTGTCCATCTTATTCATCAAATACCAAATATTTCAACCCTGTCGTGAATGGCTgtaaaatatgttattattattattcaatgaagttggaagaattttttttaataatgatgataagaaTGACACAATAAATGTCAATTAGTTTGGTCCAGTAGATCTGTTTTGAAGAGTGAAGATAGGCCTACTAGCATTCCGATAGAAGGTGGATTAAAATACTTGTAGTCTAGAGTTAAACTTGACTTTCATCATAAGAATACAAAAACAATTTGGTTTCAGGTATTGCTGAAGATAATGTTGGATAAGTTCAGTCAAATAAGTTTTCTTCATAAGTGGAAGTAATAAACCTTTATATTCTAAAGTTCTAAACAATATTCTACAGTATAGCAACTTTACAGCTGATATTTCACGATATGCATAATATTGTCcatgtaataaaaatgaaaattatatatttatgtatagaAAACCGTCCTGTCAACGcaacctttgaaaaaaatgtttgtcaCTTCAAACCTatagtaccgaagtgtgacgtcagttgccatggtgtcattgGGGGCTGTTTCTAAACAGAGTCGCAACTGACGATTGTCTGTACACATTTGTATGACTTTGGTACGTCTGAAAAATAGGTTGCAAGCGATCAAATTTCAATAGCAGACATTTTGTCCTATGGGAAACACACGCTTTTATTCGAcgggttcatttgtttagaaccaggcc encodes:
- the LOC129264449 gene encoding bestrophin-1-like; translated protein: MLNALIYRQVLDRSLHVTHPAIPVNIYRTIRIGVFLSAIMSSPPSPPPPPPPLPPEEIVKCRKSFSLESQHQGLRPEPSISSVKMSESIFSNIKLGGLAGLLLRWRASVYKLLWREMIVFILFYTIVSLIYRFAFEGSSIVKENFEKLAIYAYDYTKVFPISFVLGFYVTVVFDRWWMQFKSIPWPDRVVYNVSAHVLGNDEEGRIIRRTLARYVNLAAILVYRSGSKRVKKRFPTLAHLVEAGLMTDDEKDIFKNLGTENPKYWVPCAWFVNLCRMCRKQARIVSDPAMKTVIDELNNFQNKCFELYGYDWIVVPLVYTQVVTIATYSYFLACLFGRQYLDPKMGYDGHTIDVYVPGFTVLEFVFYVGWLKVAENLMNPFGEDDDDFDMNWIVDRNIETSFMVVDELYEVSLPIVRDRHFSTRHPDIPYTNAAVKKKGKPWLGSASKVKLSRQEMAFTNMPNKVFTEDDECITSRLSSKKRGETTGKGGGTNNGSLSKVSKSGGGNNHASSSNNHGLEEKRSRSSSRNEGSTPRVVHRTMSQEDSQYDHYASIPNTPQIPQADYESVTRRGQSSATRGSNHGNKYTSEPEVHRRLSKSTEERKRLASDRQHPSRHHRNTQSLEKEGNYSSGHERAGSSAGSGSGGGGKNSGGDRGKGSGTGNGGSGGNYHRSSSQERGGNYHATHERNSNYHNGYHYDDYQGTGSNEGRQVPDDVKECRDRDDDGVIDARDVDINALNESII